From one Desulfobacterales bacterium genomic stretch:
- a CDS encoding metallophosphoesterase, with protein MKILFTSDIHVDPRYLGAACNIALKQAVDCLIIGGDLIPHFPPMPSPERLLEIQIDYLKTDLVPRLKVFRQTTKCAIYLDLGNDDLRGARKILEAHDGELFHLLHGRKHCLTPRVDIVGYMNVPPTPFVRKDWEKPDTHETPYEPGNRILVNGYISRNGRIETKQLDLNDTDTIESDLDRLSEMIEKPFVFVSHSPPHNTPLDILSSACMSAAVPSGILSKAGLKKGFFRFRCTAISMNLRFAPVRFKPVSDNPCV; from the coding sequence ATGAAAATACTGTTTACCTCGGACATCCATGTCGACCCCAGGTATTTAGGCGCTGCCTGCAACATTGCCCTAAAACAGGCCGTTGATTGTCTCATCATCGGAGGCGATCTGATACCCCACTTTCCGCCGATGCCTTCCCCGGAAAGACTGCTGGAAATCCAGATCGATTATCTTAAAACCGATCTCGTCCCCAGGCTAAAGGTTTTCAGGCAAACAACGAAATGCGCTATCTACCTGGACCTCGGAAACGACGACCTGCGGGGCGCCCGGAAAATTTTAGAAGCCCATGACGGCGAACTGTTCCATCTGCTGCACGGGCGCAAACACTGCTTGACCCCCCGGGTGGATATTGTCGGGTATATGAATGTACCGCCGACGCCTTTTGTCAGAAAAGACTGGGAAAAGCCGGACACCCACGAAACCCCCTATGAGCCGGGCAACCGCATCCTTGTAAATGGCTATATCTCCCGCAATGGCCGCATCGAAACAAAACAGCTTGACTTAAACGATACGGATACCATTGAAAGCGACCTGGACCGACTTTCAGAGATGATCGAAAAACCTTTTGTCTTCGTATCCCACAGCCCTCCCCACAACACCCCGCTGGACATTTTAAGCAGCGCCTGCATGTCGGCAGCCGTGCCATCCGGCATTTTATCGAAAGCTGGTCTGAAAAAGGGCTTCTTCCGGTTTCGCTGCACGGCCATATCCATGAATCTCCGTTTCGCTCCGGTTCGATTCAAACCCGTATCGGACAATCCCTGTGTCTGA
- the rhlB gene encoding ATP-dependent RNA helicase RhlB, which produces MNLNKRKTTLEKNHPEEKTAEPEAKEKSSRPDRKSRYRPRRSVRKKGKKSNAASDAPAAPIGPVLEDNWDITQFEVPPVEGKSRFHDFNLPAALMHAICDLGFHYCTPIQAEILPGCLAGRDATGRAQTGTGKTAVFLITVITRMLLNPDTEKRAPGTPRVLILAPTRELALQISAEARDLSKYCNFKIISVFGGMDYEKQRKQLHADPVDIIVATPGRLLDFQGRREINLKKIEVLIIDEADRMLDMGFIPDVRRIINSTPAKAKRQTLFFSATLTGEIARYASQWTHNAVTVEIEPEQVAVDTVDQIVYNVTTAEKFALLYNIIDREKLERVLVFCNRRDEVRRLAEKLTRFGINCAELSGEVTQKKRIQRLDAFKSGKIRVLVATDVAGRGIHIEGMDHVINFTLPRDPEDYVHRIGRTGRAGAAGTSVSFADEQDGFYLPPIEAFIGRGLSCIEPKEDWLKLPESVLAKERARPHPKRSAASDARGQAQRRSRPKRKRPRRRPS; this is translated from the coding sequence ATGAACCTAAACAAAAGGAAAACAACACTGGAAAAAAACCACCCGGAAGAAAAAACCGCCGAGCCGGAAGCCAAGGAAAAGTCTTCCCGGCCTGATCGCAAAAGCCGTTACCGCCCACGCCGATCTGTTCGCAAGAAGGGAAAAAAAAGCAACGCAGCGTCAGATGCTCCGGCAGCACCCATAGGCCCGGTATTGGAAGATAACTGGGATATTACGCAGTTCGAGGTGCCGCCGGTTGAAGGCAAGTCCCGCTTTCACGATTTTAATCTTCCCGCAGCGCTGATGCATGCCATTTGCGATCTCGGTTTTCACTATTGCACCCCCATCCAGGCGGAGATCCTTCCCGGATGTCTGGCCGGTCGAGATGCAACCGGGCGGGCCCAGACCGGTACGGGTAAAACAGCCGTTTTCCTGATTACCGTGATTACCCGGATGCTGCTGAATCCCGACACGGAAAAGCGCGCGCCGGGGACTCCCCGGGTCTTGATCCTGGCGCCTACCCGTGAACTGGCGCTTCAGATTTCCGCCGAAGCCCGTGATCTCTCCAAGTATTGTAATTTTAAGATCATTTCCGTGTTCGGCGGCATGGATTATGAAAAGCAGCGAAAACAGCTCCACGCCGATCCGGTCGATATCATCGTAGCCACTCCCGGAAGACTGCTCGATTTCCAGGGGCGACGGGAAATTAACCTGAAAAAGATCGAAGTGCTGATCATCGATGAGGCCGACCGGATGCTCGATATGGGGTTTATTCCGGATGTCCGCAGGATCATTAACAGTACACCGGCGAAAGCCAAGCGTCAGACGCTTTTTTTCAGCGCGACGCTGACCGGGGAGATTGCCCGCTATGCTTCCCAATGGACCCACAACGCGGTGACCGTCGAGATCGAGCCGGAACAGGTCGCAGTGGATACCGTGGATCAGATTGTCTATAACGTGACCACCGCCGAAAAGTTTGCACTGCTCTACAACATCATCGATCGGGAGAAGCTGGAACGGGTGCTGGTTTTCTGCAACCGACGCGATGAAGTGCGGCGGCTGGCGGAAAAGCTGACGCGCTTTGGGATCAACTGTGCGGAGCTTTCAGGGGAAGTTACCCAGAAAAAGAGGATCCAACGCCTGGATGCATTCAAGTCCGGAAAAATCCGGGTGCTGGTGGCAACCGATGTGGCCGGGCGCGGCATTCATATCGAGGGCATGGATCATGTCATCAATTTTACATTGCCGCGTGATCCGGAAGATTACGTGCACCGGATCGGGCGGACCGGACGGGCCGGTGCGGCCGGCACCTCGGTGAGTTTCGCTGATGAACAGGACGGTTTTTACCTTCCCCCCATCGAGGCGTTTATCGGCCGGGGACTGAGCTGCATTGAACCGAAGGAAGATTGGCTCAAACTGCCGGAGTCGGTCCTTGCCAAAGAACGCGCCAGACCCCACCCCAAAAGAAGCGCAGCGTCGGACGCCCGGGGACAGGCGCAGCGGCGGTCCCGGCCCAAAAGAAAACGCCCTCGTCGGCGGCCGTCATAA
- a CDS encoding cyclic nucleotide-binding domain-containing protein yields the protein MDWHLYMTGFFWGTLSAVSLPLGAIMGLWTRPNRKITSALMAFGAGALLFALTTELFGHALHVASDEHGNIVNIWIVIMTMTGAAGGGLLFELLNQILNKKGAFLRKGALIKKHVAREKRQQARALFGGLSRVKVLRQLPAEEIIKLIPYLKKAAFKQGQIIFKEDDSGDGLYFIVSGKVNVTRSTVGESLPIATLGPGDIFGKMALFFSHARNATVTAQTPLTVWQV from the coding sequence ATGGACTGGCACTTATACATGACAGGTTTTTTCTGGGGCACCTTGAGCGCAGTATCGCTTCCCCTGGGCGCGATAATGGGTCTGTGGACCCGGCCCAACCGAAAAATCACTTCGGCGCTGATGGCTTTCGGCGCCGGCGCACTGCTGTTCGCACTGACCACTGAACTTTTCGGCCATGCCCTGCATGTGGCCAGCGATGAGCACGGTAACATCGTAAATATCTGGATCGTCATCATGACAATGACAGGCGCCGCCGGCGGCGGTCTATTATTCGAACTGCTCAACCAGATCCTCAACAAAAAGGGGGCTTTTCTCAGGAAAGGCGCCCTGATCAAGAAACACGTCGCCAGGGAAAAGCGCCAACAGGCCAGGGCGCTCTTTGGGGGCCTCAGTCGTGTAAAAGTGTTGCGACAACTTCCAGCGGAAGAGATCATCAAACTCATCCCTTATCTGAAAAAGGCGGCATTCAAGCAGGGCCAAATCATCTTCAAGGAAGACGACAGTGGCGACGGCCTCTATTTTATCGTTTCAGGCAAGGTAAATGTCACGCGTTCAACCGTCGGGGAAAGCTTGCCCATCGCCACCCTTGGACCCGGCGATATCTTTGGTAAAATGGCGCTTTTTTTCAGCCATGCCCGAAACGCAACCGTTACCGCGCAAACGCCCCTCACTGTCTGGCAGGTCTAA